From the genome of Naumannella halotolerans, one region includes:
- a CDS encoding nucleoside deaminase, translating to MTDDERFMALAIEQAQLGWDEGGVPIGAVLVHDGQVLAVGRNRRVQWGSAIRHGETDCLENAGRQPARVYRTSVLYTTLSPCWMCAGTALLYDIPRIVIGENRTYSVSEDLLRSRGVELTVLDDPTCLGLMDKTLSERPEIWAEDIGEEV from the coding sequence GTGACCGACGACGAACGCTTCATGGCTCTGGCGATCGAGCAGGCCCAGCTCGGGTGGGACGAGGGTGGTGTGCCGATCGGTGCCGTCCTGGTCCATGACGGCCAGGTGCTGGCCGTCGGCCGGAACCGCCGGGTGCAGTGGGGGAGTGCGATCCGCCACGGTGAGACCGACTGTCTGGAGAATGCCGGCCGGCAGCCGGCGCGGGTGTACCGCACCAGCGTGCTCTACACCACGCTCTCGCCGTGCTGGATGTGCGCCGGTACGGCCCTGCTCTACGACATCCCACGGATCGTGATCGGCGAGAACCGCACGTACTCGGTGTCGGAGGACCTGCTGCGCAGTCGCGGCGTCGAGTTGACCGTGCTCGACGACCCGACGTGTCTGGGGTTGATGGACAAGACGCTGAGCGAACGCCCGGAGATCTGGGCCGAGGACATCGGGGAGGAAGTATGA
- the rpoB gene encoding DNA-directed RNA polymerase subunit beta translates to MAASRTASKNTNVISSTGRISFAKIAEPMEVPNLLDLQIESFDWLVGNEVWQQRVNAQLEAGRTDVNTKSGLEEMFAEISPIEDYPGTMSLSFRDHRFEEPKFTVDECKERDVTYAAPLFVTAEFVNNDTGEIKSQTVFIGDFPLMTDKGTFIVNGTERVVVSQLVRSPGVYFEQTPDKTSDKDIFTCKVIPSRGAWLEFEIDKRDLVGVRLDRKRKQNVTVLLKALGWTNEQILEEFGDSESMRLTLEKDHTANTDEALLDIYRKLRPGEPPTREAAQQLLENYYFNPKRYDLAKVGRYKINKKLGTDEAFDTQVLTTDDIVSAIRYLVALHEGKETLPAPNGTEVLVEKDDIDHFGNRRLRTVGELIQNQLRTGLGRMERVVRDRMTTQDIEAITPQTLINIRPVTAALREFFGTSQLSQFMDQNNPLAGLTHKRRLNALGPGGISRDRAQMEVRDVHPSHYGRMCPIETPEGPNIGLIGSLASFARVNPFGFIETPYRKIVNGIVTDDVDYLTADEEDRYVIAQANAALNDDMSFAEERVLVRKHHGDVDTVPREEVEYMDVSPRQMVSVATAMIPFLEHDDASRALMGSNMQRQAVPLIRSDAPFVGTGMEYRAAVDVGDVTVADKPGVVTSVSADLIDIAADDGTYQTFRLQKFKRSNAGTCINQRPLVVEGDRVEVGTPLADGPATDGAEVSLGRNLLVAFMPWEGHNYEDAIILSQRIVQDDVLTSIHIEEHEVDARDTKLGAEEITRDIPNVNEEMLTNLDERGIIRIGAEVGTGDILVGKVTPKGETELTPEERLLRAIFGEKAREVRDTSMKVPHGESGTVIGVRVFDRDEGDELPPGVNQLVRVYVAQKRKISDGDKLAGRHGNKGVIAKINPVEDMPFLEDGTPVDIVLNPLGVPGRMNLGQVLEMHLGWVAKTGWDISGVPEGVAWADRLKSVGLERVEANSRLATPVFDGATEEEVTGLLGNGLPNRDGNHMVDGTGKARLFDGRSGEPYPEPIGVGYMYMLKLHHLVDDKIHARSTGPYSMITQQPLGGKAQFGGQRFGEMEVWALEAYGAAWALQELLTIKSDDVTGRVKVYEAIVKGENIPEPGIPESFKVLVKEMKSLCLNVEVLSSDGTLVDLKDTEEDNYRPSDDFGIDLSRRPGEGLADVEEV, encoded by the coding sequence TTGGCCGCCTCGCGCACCGCCTCGAAGAACACCAACGTCATCTCCTCAACTGGCCGCATCTCCTTCGCCAAGATCGCCGAGCCGATGGAGGTCCCGAACCTCCTCGATCTGCAGATCGAATCCTTCGACTGGCTCGTCGGGAACGAAGTCTGGCAGCAGCGTGTCAACGCTCAGTTGGAAGCCGGACGGACCGACGTCAACACCAAGTCGGGTCTGGAGGAGATGTTCGCCGAGATCTCCCCCATCGAGGACTACCCCGGGACGATGTCGCTGTCGTTCCGCGACCACCGCTTCGAAGAGCCGAAGTTCACCGTCGACGAATGCAAGGAGCGTGACGTCACCTACGCCGCGCCGCTGTTCGTCACCGCCGAGTTCGTGAACAACGACACCGGTGAGATCAAGTCCCAGACCGTCTTCATCGGTGACTTCCCGCTGATGACCGACAAGGGCACTTTCATTGTCAACGGAACCGAGCGGGTCGTCGTCTCCCAGCTCGTCCGTTCCCCCGGTGTCTACTTCGAGCAGACCCCGGACAAGACCTCCGACAAGGACATCTTCACCTGCAAGGTGATCCCCTCGCGCGGTGCCTGGCTGGAGTTCGAGATCGACAAGCGCGATCTCGTCGGTGTCCGCCTGGACCGCAAGCGCAAGCAGAACGTGACCGTCCTGCTGAAGGCCCTGGGCTGGACCAATGAGCAGATCCTGGAGGAGTTCGGCGACTCGGAGTCGATGCGGCTGACCCTGGAGAAGGACCACACCGCCAACACCGACGAGGCGCTGCTGGACATCTACCGCAAGCTGCGCCCGGGCGAACCGCCGACCCGTGAGGCGGCTCAGCAGCTGTTGGAGAACTACTACTTCAACCCCAAGCGCTACGACCTGGCCAAGGTTGGTCGCTACAAGATCAACAAGAAGCTGGGCACCGACGAGGCCTTCGACACCCAGGTGCTGACCACCGACGACATCGTCTCGGCGATCCGTTACCTGGTGGCTCTGCACGAGGGCAAGGAGACCCTGCCGGCGCCGAACGGCACCGAGGTACTGGTCGAGAAGGACGACATCGACCACTTCGGCAACCGCCGTCTGCGGACGGTCGGCGAGCTGATCCAGAACCAGCTGCGCACCGGCCTGGGTCGGATGGAGCGCGTGGTCCGCGACCGGATGACCACCCAGGACATCGAGGCGATCACGCCGCAGACCCTGATCAACATCCGTCCGGTCACCGCCGCCCTGCGTGAGTTCTTCGGCACCTCGCAGCTGTCGCAGTTCATGGACCAGAACAACCCGCTGGCCGGCCTGACCCACAAGCGGCGCCTGAACGCGCTCGGCCCGGGTGGTATCTCCCGTGACCGCGCGCAGATGGAAGTCCGTGACGTGCACCCCAGCCACTACGGCCGGATGTGTCCGATCGAGACCCCTGAAGGCCCGAACATCGGGCTGATCGGTTCGCTGGCCTCGTTCGCCCGGGTGAACCCGTTCGGCTTCATCGAGACCCCGTACCGGAAGATCGTCAACGGCATCGTCACCGATGACGTGGACTACCTGACTGCCGACGAGGAGGACCGCTACGTCATCGCGCAGGCCAACGCCGCGCTGAACGACGACATGTCCTTCGCCGAGGAACGGGTGCTGGTCCGCAAGCACCACGGTGACGTCGACACCGTGCCGCGCGAAGAGGTCGAGTACATGGACGTCTCGCCGCGGCAGATGGTGTCGGTGGCGACCGCGATGATCCCGTTCCTGGAGCACGACGACGCATCCCGCGCCCTGATGGGCTCGAACATGCAGCGTCAGGCCGTGCCGCTGATCCGTTCCGATGCCCCGTTCGTCGGCACCGGTATGGAGTACCGCGCCGCGGTCGACGTCGGTGATGTCACCGTCGCCGACAAGCCCGGTGTGGTCACCAGCGTCTCGGCAGACCTGATCGACATCGCCGCCGACGACGGCACCTACCAGACCTTCCGGCTGCAGAAGTTCAAGCGGTCGAATGCCGGCACCTGCATCAACCAGCGCCCGCTGGTGGTCGAGGGTGACCGGGTCGAGGTCGGTACGCCGCTGGCCGACGGTCCGGCCACCGATGGCGCCGAGGTCTCCCTGGGCCGCAACCTGCTGGTTGCCTTCATGCCCTGGGAGGGCCACAACTACGAGGACGCCATCATCCTCAGCCAGCGGATCGTGCAGGACGACGTCCTGACCTCGATCCACATCGAGGAGCACGAGGTCGACGCCCGCGACACCAAGCTGGGCGCCGAGGAGATCACCCGCGACATCCCCAATGTCAACGAGGAGATGCTCACCAACCTCGACGAGCGCGGCATCATCCGGATCGGTGCCGAGGTCGGCACCGGCGACATCCTGGTCGGCAAGGTCACCCCGAAGGGTGAGACCGAGCTGACCCCGGAGGAGCGGCTGCTGCGGGCGATCTTCGGTGAGAAGGCCCGGGAGGTCCGCGACACCTCGATGAAGGTGCCGCACGGCGAGTCCGGAACCGTCATCGGCGTGCGCGTCTTCGACCGCGACGAGGGTGACGAGCTGCCTCCAGGTGTGAACCAGCTGGTGCGGGTCTACGTCGCCCAGAAGCGCAAGATCAGCGACGGTGACAAGCTGGCCGGCCGCCACGGCAACAAGGGTGTGATCGCCAAGATCAACCCGGTCGAGGACATGCCGTTCCTGGAGGACGGGACCCCGGTCGACATCGTGCTGAACCCGCTCGGTGTGCCGGGCCGGATGAACCTGGGACAGGTGCTGGAGATGCACCTGGGCTGGGTCGCCAAGACCGGCTGGGACATCAGCGGTGTGCCCGAGGGTGTCGCCTGGGCCGATCGGCTGAAGAGCGTCGGGCTCGAGCGTGTGGAGGCCAACTCCCGCCTCGCGACCCCGGTCTTCGACGGCGCCACCGAGGAGGAGGTCACCGGTCTGCTGGGCAATGGCCTGCCGAACCGCGATGGCAACCACATGGTCGACGGCACCGGCAAGGCGCGGTTGTTCGACGGACGCTCCGGCGAGCCGTACCCCGAACCGATCGGTGTCGGCTACATGTACATGCTGAAGCTGCACCACCTGGTCGACGACAAGATCCACGCCCGTTCCACCGGTCCGTACTCGATGATCACCCAGCAGCCGCTGGGCGGTAAGGCGCAATTCGGTGGCCAGCGGTTCGGCGAGATGGAGGTCTGGGCGCTCGAGGCCTACGGCGCCGCCTGGGCGCTGCAGGAGCTGCTGACCATCAAGTCCGATGACGTGACCGGTCGGGTGAAGGTCTACGAGGCCATCGTCAAGGGCGAGAACATCCCCGAGCCCGGCATCCCCGAGTCGTTCAAGGTGCTGGTCAAGGAGATGAAGTCGCTCTGCCTGAACGTCGAGGTGCTGTCGAGCGACGGAACCCTGGTCGACCTGAAGGACACCGAGGAGGACAACTACCGTCCCTCCGACGACTTCGGAATCGACCTGAGCCGCCGACCCGGTGAGGGCCTGGCCGACGTCGAAGAGGTGTGA
- a CDS encoding SDR family oxidoreductase, which produces MVIPGEPSSFAGQRVVVTGAAGGIGAAIAAGFVARGASVVINDLDHDRLQRTAEEIGAVAFAGDAAGAEGVAALVAAADAELGGIDCWVANAGVGGPVGLQLDEPGWDLTWQVNTMAHVRAAQLLVPRWSQTGGGRFVVTASAAGLLTLLGGAAYSVTKHAAVAFAEWLQLTYAHRGISVHAICPQGVDTALFRSSEGREVMEAEGVLQPVQVADALFAAIESGQFFVLPHPQVADYYVTRATHPDKWLAGMNKLQQRSEA; this is translated from the coding sequence GTGGTGATCCCGGGTGAGCCGTCGTCCTTCGCCGGACAGCGAGTGGTGGTGACCGGTGCCGCCGGTGGGATCGGTGCCGCCATCGCCGCCGGTTTCGTCGCTCGCGGTGCCTCGGTGGTGATCAACGACCTTGATCATGATCGACTGCAACGCACCGCCGAGGAGATCGGTGCGGTGGCCTTCGCCGGGGACGCCGCCGGTGCCGAGGGGGTGGCCGCACTGGTCGCGGCGGCCGATGCCGAGCTCGGCGGGATCGACTGCTGGGTGGCCAATGCCGGGGTCGGTGGACCAGTCGGCCTGCAGCTCGACGAGCCCGGTTGGGACCTCACCTGGCAGGTGAACACGATGGCTCATGTGCGAGCCGCCCAGCTGCTCGTACCCCGCTGGTCGCAGACCGGGGGAGGCCGGTTCGTGGTCACCGCCTCGGCCGCCGGTCTGCTCACCCTGCTCGGCGGCGCGGCCTATTCGGTGACCAAACACGCCGCGGTCGCCTTCGCCGAGTGGCTGCAGTTGACCTACGCCCATCGGGGGATCTCGGTGCATGCGATCTGCCCGCAGGGGGTCGACACCGCACTGTTCCGCAGCAGCGAGGGGCGGGAGGTGATGGAGGCCGAGGGGGTCCTGCAACCGGTGCAGGTGGCCGATGCCCTGTTCGCCGCCATCGAGTCCGGGCAGTTCTTCGTGCTGCCGCATCCGCAGGTCGCCGACTACTACGTGACACGGGCCACCCATCCGGACAAATGGCTGGCAGGGATGAACAAACTGCAACAACGCAGTGAGGCCTGA
- a CDS encoding short-chain fatty acid transporter yields MSAVDHEPEAAERGLARVAQKLAGWTEKWFPDAYIFAAVGVVLVAVLAMINGASPVAVAQSFGGGFWDLTAFTLQMAMVVLTGYVVATSPPVAKLIEWLARRPNGPRSAIAFVALLACLVSMLNWGLSLVFGGLLARAIARRKDLAVDYRALGAAAFMGLGSVWALGLSSSAAQLQATASSIPESLLQITGVFDFGKTIFTWQSLLSAAVLIVITVIIAAFSAPRGAAIRTAEQMQVDLNDEPEPAGKPTRPGERPEYSPILPWLLGLLTLGWLINEFVSKPFLTVASSLNGYLLVFLMLGLVLHGTPRRFLDAVAKAVPATAGILIQFPLYAAMGAVLTEAEGFNGTTVSHRVSEIFTALGGGGWFAVVLVIYTALLGLLVPSGGGKWLVEAPYVMQSATDIGMNLGWTVQIYNMAEALPNMINPFFMLPMLALLHLRARDIVGFTGLQFMLHLPVIILLCWGLGMTFTYEPPVIP; encoded by the coding sequence GTGAGTGCCGTCGATCATGAACCGGAGGCAGCCGAGCGCGGTCTTGCGCGGGTCGCCCAGAAACTCGCCGGGTGGACCGAGAAGTGGTTCCCCGATGCCTATATCTTCGCCGCCGTCGGCGTCGTCCTGGTCGCCGTCCTGGCCATGATCAACGGCGCCTCACCGGTTGCCGTCGCCCAGTCCTTCGGTGGCGGCTTCTGGGACCTCACGGCCTTCACCCTGCAGATGGCGATGGTCGTCCTCACCGGGTACGTGGTGGCGACCTCGCCGCCGGTGGCCAAGCTGATCGAATGGCTTGCCCGGCGGCCCAACGGTCCGCGTTCGGCGATCGCCTTCGTCGCCCTGCTGGCCTGTCTGGTGTCGATGCTGAACTGGGGGCTCAGCCTGGTCTTCGGTGGTCTGTTGGCCCGGGCGATCGCTCGCCGCAAGGATCTGGCCGTCGACTACCGCGCGCTCGGTGCGGCGGCCTTCATGGGCCTGGGCAGCGTCTGGGCACTGGGCCTGTCCTCCTCGGCAGCACAGTTGCAGGCGACGGCCTCCTCGATCCCCGAGAGCCTGCTGCAGATCACCGGCGTGTTCGATTTCGGCAAGACCATCTTCACCTGGCAGTCGCTGCTCTCGGCGGCGGTGCTGATCGTGATCACGGTGATCATCGCGGCCTTCTCCGCCCCACGCGGGGCGGCGATCCGTACCGCCGAGCAGATGCAGGTGGATCTGAACGACGAACCGGAACCGGCGGGCAAACCCACCCGGCCGGGGGAGCGGCCGGAGTACTCACCGATCCTGCCCTGGCTGCTCGGCCTGCTGACCCTCGGCTGGCTGATCAACGAGTTCGTCAGCAAACCCTTCCTGACCGTCGCCTCCTCGCTGAACGGGTACCTGCTGGTCTTCCTGATGCTCGGCCTGGTCCTGCACGGCACCCCGCGCCGGTTCCTGGATGCGGTCGCCAAGGCGGTTCCGGCGACCGCCGGCATCCTGATCCAGTTCCCGCTGTACGCGGCGATGGGTGCGGTGCTGACCGAGGCCGAGGGGTTCAACGGCACCACCGTCTCCCACCGGGTGTCGGAGATCTTCACCGCTCTCGGCGGCGGTGGCTGGTTCGCGGTCGTGCTGGTCATCTACACCGCGCTGCTGGGGCTGCTCGTACCGTCCGGTGGTGGCAAGTGGCTGGTCGAGGCGCCGTACGTGATGCAGTCGGCCACCGACATCGGCATGAACCTGGGCTGGACGGTGCAGATCTACAACATGGCCGAGGCCCTGCCGAACATGATCAACCCGTTCTTCATGTTGCCGATGCTGGCCCTGTTGCACCTGCGTGCCCGCGACATCGTCGGCTTCACCGGTCTGCAGTTCATGCTCCACCTGCCGGTGATCATCCTGCTCTGCTGGGGTCTGGGCATGACCTTCACCTACGAACCACCGGTGATTCCCTGA
- a CDS encoding cyclase family protein — translation MTENAPSMAEFLAGAPKNWGKWGPDDEVGSLNYLTPAEVLRGVAEAREGKVFTLQRLIGDPAGDPVWPGREPAKRTMILDEATWDHDGAPQFPGGLHYADDKIEAFLQGSTQYDALGHVWYDGQLWNGYDARTTVGGMDKASVEPIAERGVVGRGILLDMARFRGKQALDKAETFTHEDLLACAQAQGQQIEKHDVVVIRTNFLSWFHELGDAFYDGFCEPGLRYSVELAEWFQQMEIPNLVTDTIANEITTDPDSGVALPLHNALMRNLGVTLTEICDLEKLAADCAEDGRYTFLYAAAPLKVHQATGSPVNPIAIK, via the coding sequence ATGACCGAGAACGCACCGTCCATGGCCGAGTTCCTTGCCGGAGCCCCGAAGAACTGGGGCAAGTGGGGACCTGATGACGAAGTCGGATCGCTGAACTACCTGACCCCGGCGGAGGTGCTGCGCGGGGTCGCCGAGGCCCGGGAGGGCAAGGTGTTCACGCTGCAGCGGCTGATCGGTGACCCGGCCGGTGATCCGGTCTGGCCGGGGCGCGAGCCGGCGAAGCGGACGATGATCCTCGACGAGGCGACCTGGGACCACGACGGCGCACCGCAATTCCCCGGGGGGTTGCACTACGCCGACGACAAGATCGAGGCCTTCCTGCAGGGATCGACGCAGTACGACGCGCTGGGACATGTCTGGTACGACGGGCAGCTCTGGAACGGTTACGACGCCCGTACCACCGTCGGCGGTATGGACAAGGCGAGCGTCGAGCCGATCGCCGAACGGGGTGTGGTCGGGCGCGGGATCCTGCTGGACATGGCCCGTTTCCGGGGCAAGCAAGCGCTGGACAAGGCCGAGACGTTCACCCACGAGGACCTGCTCGCCTGTGCCCAGGCGCAGGGCCAGCAGATCGAGAAGCACGACGTCGTGGTGATCCGGACCAACTTCTTGTCCTGGTTCCACGAGCTGGGCGACGCCTTCTACGACGGATTCTGCGAACCCGGTCTGCGCTACTCGGTCGAACTCGCCGAGTGGTTCCAGCAGATGGAGATCCCCAACCTGGTCACCGACACCATCGCCAACGAGATCACCACCGACCCCGACAGCGGGGTGGCCCTGCCCTTGCACAATGCGTTGATGCGCAACCTCGGGGTGACCCTGACCGAGATCTGTGATCTGGAGAAGTTGGCGGCCGACTGCGCCGAGGACGGCCGCTACACCTTCCTCTACGCCGCCGCCCCGCTGAAGGTCCACCAGGCCACCGGTAGCCCGGTGAACCCGATCGCGATCAAGTGA
- a CDS encoding hydroxyacid-oxoacid transhydrogenase has translation MSDNDQPHDGGQATETIFTYGAPQLKFGSGASAEIGYDLSLTGAKRVLVVTDPGIAASGHPQRIADQMGRFGIEAQVFDQVHVEPTDESLALAVGWARENGPWDGFVAVGGGSTIDTAKAINLLSTNPGELMDYINAPIGQGRAPSEPLHPLVAVPTTTGTGAESTTICVLDVLSLKVKTGISHPRLRPAMAVIDPELTFSQPSGVTAAAGMDILCHALESWTARPYDSYPAKQPQQRVPYCGANPISDMWSAKAMSLLSGSFRTAVRDGKDAQARQAMAMAATFAGMGFGNAGVHIPHANAYPIAGQVTDFHPADYPGTEAMVPHGMAVALTAPEAFRFTFDADPERHVEAARLLDPSAQCPQDAREFLPEVLIALMRDIGIPNGIGAVGFGEADVDQLVEGSLKQERLLSTAPKPVEADDLAGIFNRSLQLW, from the coding sequence ATGTCCGACAACGACCAGCCGCACGACGGTGGTCAGGCCACCGAGACGATCTTCACCTACGGGGCTCCGCAACTGAAGTTCGGTTCCGGTGCCTCGGCCGAGATCGGGTACGACCTGAGCCTGACCGGGGCGAAGCGGGTGCTGGTGGTGACCGACCCCGGGATCGCCGCCTCCGGCCATCCGCAGCGGATCGCCGATCAGATGGGCCGTTTCGGGATCGAGGCCCAGGTCTTCGACCAGGTGCATGTGGAACCGACCGACGAGTCGTTGGCGCTGGCGGTCGGGTGGGCGCGGGAGAACGGACCCTGGGACGGTTTCGTCGCGGTCGGCGGTGGGTCGACGATCGACACGGCGAAGGCGATCAACCTGTTGAGCACCAACCCGGGCGAGTTGATGGACTACATCAATGCGCCGATCGGCCAGGGCAGGGCGCCGAGCGAACCGTTGCATCCGCTGGTGGCGGTACCGACGACCACCGGTACGGGTGCCGAGAGCACCACCATCTGCGTCCTCGACGTGTTGTCGCTGAAGGTCAAGACCGGGATCTCCCATCCGCGGTTGCGCCCGGCCATGGCTGTGATCGATCCCGAGTTGACCTTCAGCCAGCCCTCGGGGGTGACCGCCGCAGCCGGGATGGACATTCTCTGTCACGCACTGGAGTCCTGGACCGCACGCCCCTACGACTCCTATCCGGCCAAGCAGCCGCAGCAGCGGGTCCCCTATTGCGGCGCCAACCCGATCTCCGACATGTGGTCGGCCAAGGCCATGTCCCTGCTGTCGGGCAGCTTCCGGACTGCGGTTCGTGACGGCAAGGACGCCCAGGCCCGGCAGGCGATGGCGATGGCGGCCACCTTCGCCGGGATGGGATTCGGCAACGCCGGGGTCCACATCCCGCACGCCAATGCGTACCCGATCGCCGGGCAGGTCACCGACTTCCATCCCGCCGACTACCCCGGGACCGAAGCCATGGTGCCGCACGGCATGGCGGTCGCGTTGACCGCGCCGGAGGCATTCCGGTTCACCTTCGATGCCGACCCCGAGCGGCATGTCGAGGCGGCCAGGTTGTTGGACCCGAGTGCACAGTGCCCGCAGGATGCCCGCGAGTTCCTGCCCGAGGTGCTGATCGCCCTGATGCGCGACATCGGGATCCCCAATGGCATCGGCGCGGTCGGCTTCGGTGAAGCCGATGTCGATCAACTCGTGGAGGGATCGCTGAAGCAGGAGCGGTTGCTGAGCACGGCACCGAAACCGGTCGAGGCAGATGATCTTGCCGGGATCTTCAACCGGAGCCTGCAGCTGTGGTGA
- a CDS encoding TraR/DksA family transcriptional regulator, translating to MDEQLRTEFEALLHGHRRAVEDRIGERTAEIDILRSSRASEFTDDEHDPEGTTLSAEWTLREGLREADAAELEAIDAALDRLRDGTFGRCLRCGRQIPVERLRIRPTATLCVPCAARRDR from the coding sequence GTGGACGAGCAACTGCGCACCGAGTTCGAGGCACTGCTGCACGGTCACCGCCGGGCGGTCGAGGACCGGATCGGCGAACGCACCGCGGAGATCGACATCCTGCGCAGTTCGAGGGCCTCGGAGTTCACCGACGACGAGCACGACCCGGAGGGCACCACCCTCTCGGCCGAGTGGACCTTGCGCGAAGGACTGCGCGAGGCCGATGCGGCCGAACTGGAGGCGATCGATGCCGCCCTGGACCGGCTCCGCGACGGAACCTTCGGTCGGTGCCTGCGCTGCGGCCGACAGATCCCGGTCGAGCGCCTGCGGATCCGCCCGACCGCAACGTTGTGCGTACCCTGCGCCGCTCGTCGGGACCGTTGA
- the codB gene encoding cytosine permease — MTGQVAEQDPIDPVEPIDPDYPVTPVPRSARRSGFTLLVVLLGFTVFTPTMAAGAGLGPAFDFGALMGVIAIGSAILGTYVALMGYVGARSGLTTVVMARRSFGTSGSKLASIILGGTQVGWYGVTVGTVGDLTAQATGWESWWARAAIMLVTSALMVVTALYGYHGMYWASLVATPLVLILAVWVAFTSVGSVGGIDGLNAIEPVTTMSVATAVTAVVGTFVSAGTQVPNWTRFARSGSAAVTACLVAFVVGNGAMVVFGAIGALTQGEGDFVVVLFQLGLVGAGLFLLFGNLWTSNADTAYAFGVAGAELFNRPKKGPFVIGGAVIGTAPALLGVQNSLIDYLGLVGTFIPPLGGVIIADWFCRWRNGVPEGYVLPAFDWRNLAAFVAGTVVAYVTGQWELGIPPLFGILVAAGLVMALQLPRRTVRG; from the coding sequence ATGACCGGGCAGGTGGCCGAGCAGGACCCGATCGATCCGGTCGAACCGATCGACCCCGACTACCCGGTGACACCGGTCCCGCGCAGCGCCCGCCGTTCGGGGTTCACCTTGTTGGTGGTGCTGCTCGGTTTCACCGTCTTCACCCCGACGATGGCGGCCGGCGCGGGGCTCGGCCCGGCATTCGACTTCGGTGCCCTGATGGGCGTGATCGCCATCGGCTCGGCGATCCTGGGCACCTATGTCGCGCTGATGGGCTACGTCGGTGCCCGGTCCGGCCTGACCACGGTGGTGATGGCCCGGCGCAGTTTCGGCACCTCGGGTTCGAAACTGGCCTCGATCATCCTCGGTGGCACCCAGGTCGGCTGGTACGGGGTGACCGTGGGGACGGTCGGCGATCTGACCGCCCAGGCGACCGGCTGGGAGTCCTGGTGGGCCCGGGCGGCGATCATGCTCGTCACCTCGGCGTTGATGGTGGTGACCGCGTTGTACGGCTACCACGGGATGTACTGGGCCTCATTGGTGGCGACCCCGCTGGTGCTGATCCTGGCGGTCTGGGTGGCCTTCACCTCGGTCGGTTCGGTCGGCGGCATCGACGGGCTGAACGCGATCGAACCGGTGACGACCATGAGTGTGGCCACCGCGGTGACCGCCGTGGTCGGCACCTTCGTCTCCGCCGGTACCCAGGTGCCGAACTGGACCCGGTTCGCCCGTTCCGGCTCGGCCGCGGTGACGGCCTGTCTGGTCGCCTTCGTGGTCGGCAACGGTGCGATGGTGGTCTTCGGTGCGATCGGTGCCCTCACCCAGGGTGAGGGTGACTTCGTGGTCGTGCTCTTCCAGCTGGGGCTGGTGGGGGCCGGTCTGTTCCTGCTCTTCGGTAACCTGTGGACCTCCAATGCCGACACCGCCTATGCCTTCGGCGTCGCCGGTGCCGAGCTGTTCAACCGGCCGAAGAAGGGCCCGTTCGTCATCGGCGGGGCTGTGATCGGTACCGCACCGGCGCTGCTCGGCGTGCAGAACAGCCTGATCGACTACCTCGGCCTGGTCGGTACGTTCATCCCGCCGCTGGGCGGGGTGATCATCGCCGACTGGTTCTGCCGCTGGCGCAACGGCGTACCCGAGGGGTACGTACTGCCGGCCTTCGACTGGCGCAATCTCGCGGCCTTCGTGGCCGGCACCGTGGTCGCCTATGTCACCGGCCAGTGGGAACTGGGGATCCCGCCGCTGTTCGGCATCCTGGTCGCCGCCGGTCTGGTGATGGCCTTACAGCTGCCCCGACGTACCGTCCGCGGCTGA